A single Gopherus flavomarginatus isolate rGopFla2 chromosome 24, rGopFla2.mat.asm, whole genome shotgun sequence DNA region contains:
- the LOC127040197 gene encoding semaphorin-4D-like isoform X6 yields MSGTSAVLCLYLVYGLMQQMEASILSCIPRKTVTYQNGNIKTFMKPGLSNFSTLLVSEETDILFVGARDAIFALDLNDISREIASEDWFATRDRQLECIRRGKDKVDCRNYILLLHKINDTNLYVCGTNAFYPACDYMVINSTDIHLQGKAEESRGRCPFEPTLNYASLLVDSAFYSATSNNFLGTEPIILRSLRNHLRTEFKASWLNEPSFVYMDIVRESESNPDGDDDKIYVFFTETAVEFEFYEKLLVSRIARVCKSDLGGKRILQKRWTSFLKSRLICSVPESNFQFNIVQDVFLLKRADWRESMFYGIFTQQWGRLDISAVCAFSMKTVQEVFAKGNYKGPVTVEHSHVKWMVFRGEVPLPRPGACIDNFARSIGYNTSLDLPDKILQFVRDHPLMDNAVNPIGDRPVLLKRGSNYTRIVVDRITGLDKKTYDVLFIGTDNGYLHKALSCDGEMFIMEEIQLFQSPEPVQSLKLSSKKGFNPEC; encoded by the exons ATGAGTGGCACCTCTGCTGTCCTCTGTCTCTATCTTGTTTATGGATTAATGCAACAGATGGAAGCCTCTATCCTGAGCTGCATTCCCAGAAAAACAGTAACATACCAAA ATGGAAATATAAAAACTTTTATGAAACCAGGATTATCCAATTTTTCCACACTCTTGGTGAGTGAAGAAACTGATATCTTATTTGTTGGAGCCAGAGATGCTATATTTGCACTTGACTTGAATGACATCTCAAGAGAAATAGCCAGT GAGGACTGGTTCGCAACAAGGGATAGGCAATTGGAATGCATTCGCAGAGGAAAGGACAAA GTAGATTGCCGAAACTACATCCTCCTCCTTCATAAGATAAATGACACTAATTTATATGTTTGTGGAACCAATGCATTTTACCCAGCTTGTGATTACATG GTCATCAACAGTACAGATATTCATCTGCAAGGGAAAGCTGAAGAAAGCAGAGGAAGATGTCCTTTTGAACCTACTCTGAATTATGCTTCTCTGTTAGTTG ATAGTGCATTTTATTCAGCCACTTCAAATAACTTCTTGGGCACTGAGCCTATTATACTTCGCAGTTTGAGAAACCATCTAAGGACAGAGTTTAAAGCATCTTGGCTAAATG AGCCCAGCTTTGTCTATATGGATATTGTGCGGGAAAGTGAATCTAATCCAGATGGAGATGATGATAAAATTTATGTGTTCTTCACTGAAACAGCTGTTGAATTTGAGTTCTATGAAAAACTTCTGGTGTCAAGAATTGCTCGTGTCTGCAAA AGTGATCTCGGTGGAAAACGCATATTGCAAAAAAGATGGACGTCATTTTTAAAATCCAGACTTATCTGTTCCGTTCCAGAATCAAATTTCCAGTTTAATATTGTTCAGGATGTCTTTTTACTTAAGAGAGCAGATTGGCGGGAAAGCATGTTTTATGGTATTTTTACTCAACAATG GGGAAGGTTGGATATTTCTGCAGTTTGTGCATTCAGTATGAAAACTGTCCAAGAAGTCTTCGCCAAAGGAAACTATAAAGGGCCAGTGACTGTGGAACATTCCCATGTTAAATGGATGGTGTTCAGGGGAGAAGTGCCACTCCCACGTCCCGGTGCT TGCATTGATAATTTTGCCCGGAGTATTGGATACAACACTTCTCTTGATTTGCCTGATAAAATTCTGCAGTTTGTTAGAGACCATCCTTTAATGGATAATGCTGTAAATCCAATTGGTGATAGGCCAGTGCTACTGAAAAGAGGTTCAAATTATACCAGGATTGTAGTAGACAGAATCACTGGCCTAGATAAAAAAACATACGATGTTCTGTTTATAGGAACGG ATAATGGATATTTGCATAAAGCTCTCAGCTGTGACGGGGAAATGTTCATTATGGAGGAGATA